The following are from one region of the Magallana gigas chromosome 6, xbMagGiga1.1, whole genome shotgun sequence genome:
- the LOC105327607 gene encoding organic cation/carnitine transporter 2: MDSTENTNKQTTKKLDDNYIYGRWGIYQVVQAAIVFYNILPTAFQLLIGVFIGYRPSFQCSASSAFENETFTRNNSYYVTYDKCHMKVFYNDSSQNRITLVKDGACTEGYQYSLDKYSTYVTEMDLVCDQAYLGELVQTLIMAGQLVGAAIASSLSDRFGRKTVLLASHLLTLAFGFGVAFSPNYMVLAILKFILGVLQQGMVVSNAVLGLELYPEKTRFYGGSVGLFFWSTGLVLMAPIAYLMRNYSWRYLQIVLTCFSLFSLIQFWVQDESLRWLAANGKMEAADKVIQKVARWNKINYEDLKKIVDKRMAVFEKETDDVDANKPTAEDTIPRELIVEKYSIFTILKNRNILLISMVMWFTWVTNTVTYFGLTLTSTSLAGDRFLNFFLSSVVEYIAVIVEHLTLLYLGRRTNTIVFHAVCGVSLALATLLNHFSDGDSSIQLASVVSTFVGKSAITGSFSILFIYTPELYPTNLRNAGIGFSSAFSRLGAIISPFAGTLAEEIPWAPGTIFSAMCFIVTFIILFVPETRGVELPQNLLEVKVWYSKNSGLQNQNKIETTKL, encoded by the exons ATGGATTCGACCGAAAACACAAATAAGCAAACCACAAAGAAACTGGATGACAATTATAT ttacgGCCGTTGGGGCATCTATCAAGTAGTCCAAGCTGCCATTGTTTTCTACAACATATTGCCTACAGCATTTCAGTTACTTATCGGAGTTTTCATTG GGTATAGACCTTCCTTCCAGTGTTCAGCAAGCAGTGCTTTCGAAAATGAAACCTTTACAAGAAACAACTCCTATTATGTTACTTATGACAAATGTCATATGAAAGTGTTTTATAATGACTCAAGTCAAAACAGAATTACACTAGTCAAAGACGGTGCATGTACTGAAGGGTATCAGTACAGCCTTGACAAATACAGTACCTATGTCACAGAG ATGGATCTTGTCTGCGACCAAGCGTATCTTGGTGAGCTGGTGCAGACCCTTATCATGGCAGGACAGTTGGTTGGAGCAGCCATTGCATCGTCGCTCAGTGATAGATTTGGCAGAAAAACTGTTCTATTGGCATCTCATCTATTAACGTTAGCCTTTGGATTTGGTGTGGCCTTTTCACCCAATTATATGGTTCTGGCAATCCTGAAATTTATACTTGGTGTTTTGCAACAG GGTATGGTTGTGTCCAATGCAGTGCTGGGATTGGAGTTATATCCAGAAAAAACACGTTTCTATGGAGGATCAGTAGGACTTTTCTTTTGGTCAACGGGACTGGTTTTAATGGCTCCTATAGCATATCTGATGAGAAATTACTCATGGAGATATCTTCAAATAGTTCTGACTTGTTTCTCGCTGTTTAGTCTAATCCAATTTTG GGTCCAAGACGAATCATTAAGGTGGCTGGCAGCAAACGGTAAAATGGAAGCCGCGGATAAGGTCATACAAAAAGTGGCTAGATGGAATAAAATTAATTACGAGGATCTTAAGAAAATAGTTGATAAAAGGATGGCTGTCTTCGAAAAGGAGACCGATGATGTAGATGCAAACAAACCGACGGCAGAGGATACAATACCAAGGGAGCTAATTGTGgaaaaatattccatttttaCAATTCTTAAGAATAGAAACATTTTGTTGATATCTATGGTCATGTGGTTTACATG GGTGACCAATACCGTAACCTATTTTGGACTGACCTTGACATCAACGTCTTTGGCGGGGGACcgatttcttaattttttcctgTCTTCAGTTGTTGAATATATAGCAGTGATAGTAGAGCATTTAACATTACTTTA CCTTGGTAGAAGAACAAATACAATCGTATTTCATGCTGTTTGCGGGGTGTCATTAGCTTTAGCTACTTTATTGAATCATTTTTCAG ATGGTGATAGCAGTATACAGTTGGCCTCAGTTGTGAGTACATTTGTTGGAAAATCGGCCATTACAGGATCGTTCAGCATTCTCTTCATTTACACTCCAGAGTTATATCCAACAAACCTGag aaatgcAGGCATCGGGTTTTCTTCAGCATTTTCACGGTTAGGAGCTATCATTTCTCCTTTTGCGGGAACACTG GCCGAAGAAATTCCTTGGGCTCCAGGAACTATATTTTCCGCAATGTGTTTCATAGTGACATTCATCATCTTGTTTGTGCCGGAAACACGTGGTGTAGAACTTCCTCAGAATCTACTGGAGGTAAAAGTGTGGTACAGTAAGAATAGTGGcctacaaaatcaaaataaaattgaaactaCAAAGCTCTAG